From one Musa acuminata AAA Group cultivar baxijiao chromosome BXJ2-6, Cavendish_Baxijiao_AAA, whole genome shotgun sequence genomic stretch:
- the LOC135586395 gene encoding protein BASIC PENTACYSTEINE7-like produces MDGRGRLGTRNWDFCDQSKQAGKMLKSVSGAVPAHQETSLRISSYPATGSHSSHPPTMDFSWFPQRSLVSQSKCVDHPAANPVSSEMIDIQTMPIAEEETDDKVATTPPPIPKLRKQHSSTKKSGRVAAKVLRPKEPKKQLPNPTKKKGGSSSTGKREKKNQDSVAEQGTMLDISSVPVPVCSCTGVPRQCYRWGSGGWQSSCCTTTISEYPLPMSPTRPGARLAGRKMSIGAYGKLLQRLSAEGFDLSYAVDLKDHWARHGTNKFVTIR; encoded by the coding sequence ATGGATGGAAGGGGAAGGTTGGGGACAAGGAATTGGGACTTCTGTGATCAGTCAAAACAAGCAGGGAAGATGCTGAAGTCGGTGTCTGGTGCTGTTCCAGCACACCAGGAGACCTCTCTTAGGATTAGCTCCTATCCTGCAACTGGTTCACACAGCTCTCATCCACCCACGATGGACTTCTCATGGTTTCCGCAGAGAAGCTTGGTCTCCCAGTCAAAATGTGTCGACCACCCTGCTGCAAATCCAGTAAGTTCAGAAATGATCGACATCCAAACCATGCCGATCGCTGAGGAGGAAACAGACGACAAAGTGGCCACTACCCCTCCGCCTATTCCGAAGCTCCGTAAGCAGCATTCTTCTACCAAGAAATCTGGTCGTGTCGCCGCCAAGGTATTGCGACCGAAAGAGCCAAAGAAACAGCTCCCCAACCCCACGAAGAAGAAAGGAGGCTCTTCGTCCACAGGAAAACGCGAGAAGAAGAATCAAGACAGCGTTGCAGAGCAGGGAACGATGCTTGATATCTCGAGCGTTCCTGTGCCCGTTTGCTCATGTACCGGCGTGCCACGCCAATGCTACAGATGGGGGTCAGGCGGATGGCAATCCTCCTGCTGCACCACAACCATTTCCGAGTACCCTCTTCCGATGAGCCCCACCCGGCCCGGCGCTCGCCTGGCCGGAAGAAAGATGAGCATTGGCGCATACGGGAAGCTGCTGCAGCGACTCTCAGCCGAAGGTTTCGACCTGTCGTACGCGGTAGACTTGAAGGATCACTGGGCGCGGCATGGCACCAACAAGTTTGTCACCATCAGGTAG